One Vigna unguiculata cultivar IT97K-499-35 chromosome 7, ASM411807v1, whole genome shotgun sequence genomic region harbors:
- the LOC114191514 gene encoding sorting nexin 1 isoform X1 gives MNSSQKTLSGSSQSPRSPSSSQPFLSVSVTDPVKLGNGVQAYISYRVITKFFPTTTIIHKMCNFGFLSSETIWQTNFPEYQAPEKIVIRRYSDFVWLRDRLFEKYKGIFIPPLPEKSAVEKFRFSAEFIEMRRQALDVFVNRIASHRELHQSEDLRLFLQAEEETMERLRSQETGIFKKKPADLMQIFKDVQSKVSDVVLGKEKPVEETDPEYEKMKHYVFELENHLAEAQKHAYRLVKRHRELGQSLSDFGKAVKLLGASEGNALGKAFSELGMKSEILSVKLQKEAHQLLMNFEEPLKDYVRAVQSIKATIAERANAFRRQCELAETLKLKEINLDKLTLIRSDKVAEAEHEYKELKAESEQATNTFETIVKLMNEEMERFQEQKTLDMGIAFHEFAKGQARLANSIADAWRSFIPKLEACSSLVEN, from the exons ATGAATTCATCG CAGAAAACTCTCTCCGGTTCCTCGCAGAGCCCTAGATCTCCTTCCTCCTCGCAACCGTTCCTCTCTGTCTCCGTCACCGATCCCGTTAAGCTCGGCAATGGCGTCCAAGCCTACATCTCCTACCGCGTCATCACCAAA TTTTTTCCTACCACCACTATAATACACAAGATGTGCAACTTTGGTTTTTTGTCATCTGAAACAATTTGGCAGACAAATTTCCCTGAGTACCAAGCACCTGAGAAGATTGTTATAAGACGTTACAGTGACTTTGTCTGGTTACGTGATCGCCTTTTTGAGAAGTACAAAGGCATTTTCATTCCCCCTCTTCCAGAGAAAAGCGCTGTAG AGAAATTTCGTTTCAGTGCTGAGTTTATTGAAATGAGGCGGCAAGCATTGGATGTATTTGTAAATAGGATCGCATCGCATCGTGAACTTCACCAAAGTGAGGACCTGAGGTTGTTTTTGCAGGCGGAAGAAGAG ACAATGGAACGGTTAAGGTCACAAGAGACTGGCATATTCAAGAAGAAGCCAGCAGATCTAATGCAGATTTTTAAG GATGTGCAGTCTAAAGTGAGTGATGTTGTCCTTGGGAAAGAGAAGCCAGTAGAAGAAACAGATCCTGAgtatgaaaaaatgaaacattacGTCTTTGAGCTTGAAAACCACTTGGCTGAAGCTCAAAAACATGCATACCGTCTTGTGAAGAGGCACAGAG AATTGGGGCAATCACTGTCTGATTTTGGAAAAGCAGTAAAACTTCTGGGTGCTTCTGAAGGAAATGCTCTTGGGAAAGCATTCTCTGAACTTGGGATGAAGTCAGAGATTTTATCAGTCAAGCTGCAAAAGGAG GCCCATCAGCTCTTGATGAATTTTGAAGAACCATTGAAGGATTACGTCCGTGCTGTACAATCTATTAAG GCAACGATAGCAGAGAGAGCCAATGCCTTCAGAAGACAATGTGAACTGGCTGAAACATTGAAGCTCAAGGAGATTAATCT TGACAAGCTCACGCTGATTCGATCAGATAAAGTTGCAGAAGCTGAGCATGAATATAAAGAG TTGAAGGCAGAGAGTGAACAGGCGACGAATACATTTGAGACGATTGTGAAACTAATGAATGAAGAGATGGAGCGTTTTCAGGAACAGAAAACATTAGATATGGGGATTGCTTTCCATGAATTTGCCAAAGGTCAGGCTCGTCTTGCAAATAGTATTGCAGACGCGTGGCGAAGTTTTATACCGAAACTGGAAGCATGTTCCTCCCTCGTGGAGAATTAA
- the LOC114191514 gene encoding sorting nexin 1 isoform X4, whose translation MNSSKTLSGSSQSPRSPSSSQPFLSVSVTDPVKLGNGVQAYISYRVITKTNFPEYQAPEKIVIRRYSDFVWLRDRLFEKYKGIFIPPLPEKSAVEKFRFSAEFIEMRRQALDVFVNRIASHRELHQSEDLRLFLQAEEETMERLRSQETGIFKKKPADLMQIFKDVQSKVSDVVLGKEKPVEETDPEYEKMKHYVFELENHLAEAQKHAYRLVKRHRELGQSLSDFGKAVKLLGASEGNALGKAFSELGMKSEILSVKLQKEAHQLLMNFEEPLKDYVRAVQSIKATIAERANAFRRQCELAETLKLKEINLDKLTLIRSDKVAEAEHEYKELKAESEQATNTFETIVKLMNEEMERFQEQKTLDMGIAFHEFAKGQARLANSIADAWRSFIPKLEACSSLVEN comes from the exons ATGAATTCATCG AAAACTCTCTCCGGTTCCTCGCAGAGCCCTAGATCTCCTTCCTCCTCGCAACCGTTCCTCTCTGTCTCCGTCACCGATCCCGTTAAGCTCGGCAATGGCGTCCAAGCCTACATCTCCTACCGCGTCATCACCAAA ACAAATTTCCCTGAGTACCAAGCACCTGAGAAGATTGTTATAAGACGTTACAGTGACTTTGTCTGGTTACGTGATCGCCTTTTTGAGAAGTACAAAGGCATTTTCATTCCCCCTCTTCCAGAGAAAAGCGCTGTAG AGAAATTTCGTTTCAGTGCTGAGTTTATTGAAATGAGGCGGCAAGCATTGGATGTATTTGTAAATAGGATCGCATCGCATCGTGAACTTCACCAAAGTGAGGACCTGAGGTTGTTTTTGCAGGCGGAAGAAGAG ACAATGGAACGGTTAAGGTCACAAGAGACTGGCATATTCAAGAAGAAGCCAGCAGATCTAATGCAGATTTTTAAG GATGTGCAGTCTAAAGTGAGTGATGTTGTCCTTGGGAAAGAGAAGCCAGTAGAAGAAACAGATCCTGAgtatgaaaaaatgaaacattacGTCTTTGAGCTTGAAAACCACTTGGCTGAAGCTCAAAAACATGCATACCGTCTTGTGAAGAGGCACAGAG AATTGGGGCAATCACTGTCTGATTTTGGAAAAGCAGTAAAACTTCTGGGTGCTTCTGAAGGAAATGCTCTTGGGAAAGCATTCTCTGAACTTGGGATGAAGTCAGAGATTTTATCAGTCAAGCTGCAAAAGGAG GCCCATCAGCTCTTGATGAATTTTGAAGAACCATTGAAGGATTACGTCCGTGCTGTACAATCTATTAAG GCAACGATAGCAGAGAGAGCCAATGCCTTCAGAAGACAATGTGAACTGGCTGAAACATTGAAGCTCAAGGAGATTAATCT TGACAAGCTCACGCTGATTCGATCAGATAAAGTTGCAGAAGCTGAGCATGAATATAAAGAG TTGAAGGCAGAGAGTGAACAGGCGACGAATACATTTGAGACGATTGTGAAACTAATGAATGAAGAGATGGAGCGTTTTCAGGAACAGAAAACATTAGATATGGGGATTGCTTTCCATGAATTTGCCAAAGGTCAGGCTCGTCTTGCAAATAGTATTGCAGACGCGTGGCGAAGTTTTATACCGAAACTGGAAGCATGTTCCTCCCTCGTGGAGAATTAA
- the LOC114191514 gene encoding sorting nexin 1 isoform X2, whose product MNSSKTLSGSSQSPRSPSSSQPFLSVSVTDPVKLGNGVQAYISYRVITKFFPTTTIIHKMCNFGFLSSETIWQTNFPEYQAPEKIVIRRYSDFVWLRDRLFEKYKGIFIPPLPEKSAVEKFRFSAEFIEMRRQALDVFVNRIASHRELHQSEDLRLFLQAEEETMERLRSQETGIFKKKPADLMQIFKDVQSKVSDVVLGKEKPVEETDPEYEKMKHYVFELENHLAEAQKHAYRLVKRHRELGQSLSDFGKAVKLLGASEGNALGKAFSELGMKSEILSVKLQKEAHQLLMNFEEPLKDYVRAVQSIKATIAERANAFRRQCELAETLKLKEINLDKLTLIRSDKVAEAEHEYKELKAESEQATNTFETIVKLMNEEMERFQEQKTLDMGIAFHEFAKGQARLANSIADAWRSFIPKLEACSSLVEN is encoded by the exons ATGAATTCATCG AAAACTCTCTCCGGTTCCTCGCAGAGCCCTAGATCTCCTTCCTCCTCGCAACCGTTCCTCTCTGTCTCCGTCACCGATCCCGTTAAGCTCGGCAATGGCGTCCAAGCCTACATCTCCTACCGCGTCATCACCAAA TTTTTTCCTACCACCACTATAATACACAAGATGTGCAACTTTGGTTTTTTGTCATCTGAAACAATTTGGCAGACAAATTTCCCTGAGTACCAAGCACCTGAGAAGATTGTTATAAGACGTTACAGTGACTTTGTCTGGTTACGTGATCGCCTTTTTGAGAAGTACAAAGGCATTTTCATTCCCCCTCTTCCAGAGAAAAGCGCTGTAG AGAAATTTCGTTTCAGTGCTGAGTTTATTGAAATGAGGCGGCAAGCATTGGATGTATTTGTAAATAGGATCGCATCGCATCGTGAACTTCACCAAAGTGAGGACCTGAGGTTGTTTTTGCAGGCGGAAGAAGAG ACAATGGAACGGTTAAGGTCACAAGAGACTGGCATATTCAAGAAGAAGCCAGCAGATCTAATGCAGATTTTTAAG GATGTGCAGTCTAAAGTGAGTGATGTTGTCCTTGGGAAAGAGAAGCCAGTAGAAGAAACAGATCCTGAgtatgaaaaaatgaaacattacGTCTTTGAGCTTGAAAACCACTTGGCTGAAGCTCAAAAACATGCATACCGTCTTGTGAAGAGGCACAGAG AATTGGGGCAATCACTGTCTGATTTTGGAAAAGCAGTAAAACTTCTGGGTGCTTCTGAAGGAAATGCTCTTGGGAAAGCATTCTCTGAACTTGGGATGAAGTCAGAGATTTTATCAGTCAAGCTGCAAAAGGAG GCCCATCAGCTCTTGATGAATTTTGAAGAACCATTGAAGGATTACGTCCGTGCTGTACAATCTATTAAG GCAACGATAGCAGAGAGAGCCAATGCCTTCAGAAGACAATGTGAACTGGCTGAAACATTGAAGCTCAAGGAGATTAATCT TGACAAGCTCACGCTGATTCGATCAGATAAAGTTGCAGAAGCTGAGCATGAATATAAAGAG TTGAAGGCAGAGAGTGAACAGGCGACGAATACATTTGAGACGATTGTGAAACTAATGAATGAAGAGATGGAGCGTTTTCAGGAACAGAAAACATTAGATATGGGGATTGCTTTCCATGAATTTGCCAAAGGTCAGGCTCGTCTTGCAAATAGTATTGCAGACGCGTGGCGAAGTTTTATACCGAAACTGGAAGCATGTTCCTCCCTCGTGGAGAATTAA
- the LOC114191514 gene encoding sorting nexin 1 isoform X3, translated as MNSSQKTLSGSSQSPRSPSSSQPFLSVSVTDPVKLGNGVQAYISYRVITKTNFPEYQAPEKIVIRRYSDFVWLRDRLFEKYKGIFIPPLPEKSAVEKFRFSAEFIEMRRQALDVFVNRIASHRELHQSEDLRLFLQAEEETMERLRSQETGIFKKKPADLMQIFKDVQSKVSDVVLGKEKPVEETDPEYEKMKHYVFELENHLAEAQKHAYRLVKRHRELGQSLSDFGKAVKLLGASEGNALGKAFSELGMKSEILSVKLQKEAHQLLMNFEEPLKDYVRAVQSIKATIAERANAFRRQCELAETLKLKEINLDKLTLIRSDKVAEAEHEYKELKAESEQATNTFETIVKLMNEEMERFQEQKTLDMGIAFHEFAKGQARLANSIADAWRSFIPKLEACSSLVEN; from the exons ATGAATTCATCG CAGAAAACTCTCTCCGGTTCCTCGCAGAGCCCTAGATCTCCTTCCTCCTCGCAACCGTTCCTCTCTGTCTCCGTCACCGATCCCGTTAAGCTCGGCAATGGCGTCCAAGCCTACATCTCCTACCGCGTCATCACCAAA ACAAATTTCCCTGAGTACCAAGCACCTGAGAAGATTGTTATAAGACGTTACAGTGACTTTGTCTGGTTACGTGATCGCCTTTTTGAGAAGTACAAAGGCATTTTCATTCCCCCTCTTCCAGAGAAAAGCGCTGTAG AGAAATTTCGTTTCAGTGCTGAGTTTATTGAAATGAGGCGGCAAGCATTGGATGTATTTGTAAATAGGATCGCATCGCATCGTGAACTTCACCAAAGTGAGGACCTGAGGTTGTTTTTGCAGGCGGAAGAAGAG ACAATGGAACGGTTAAGGTCACAAGAGACTGGCATATTCAAGAAGAAGCCAGCAGATCTAATGCAGATTTTTAAG GATGTGCAGTCTAAAGTGAGTGATGTTGTCCTTGGGAAAGAGAAGCCAGTAGAAGAAACAGATCCTGAgtatgaaaaaatgaaacattacGTCTTTGAGCTTGAAAACCACTTGGCTGAAGCTCAAAAACATGCATACCGTCTTGTGAAGAGGCACAGAG AATTGGGGCAATCACTGTCTGATTTTGGAAAAGCAGTAAAACTTCTGGGTGCTTCTGAAGGAAATGCTCTTGGGAAAGCATTCTCTGAACTTGGGATGAAGTCAGAGATTTTATCAGTCAAGCTGCAAAAGGAG GCCCATCAGCTCTTGATGAATTTTGAAGAACCATTGAAGGATTACGTCCGTGCTGTACAATCTATTAAG GCAACGATAGCAGAGAGAGCCAATGCCTTCAGAAGACAATGTGAACTGGCTGAAACATTGAAGCTCAAGGAGATTAATCT TGACAAGCTCACGCTGATTCGATCAGATAAAGTTGCAGAAGCTGAGCATGAATATAAAGAG TTGAAGGCAGAGAGTGAACAGGCGACGAATACATTTGAGACGATTGTGAAACTAATGAATGAAGAGATGGAGCGTTTTCAGGAACAGAAAACATTAGATATGGGGATTGCTTTCCATGAATTTGCCAAAGGTCAGGCTCGTCTTGCAAATAGTATTGCAGACGCGTGGCGAAGTTTTATACCGAAACTGGAAGCATGTTCCTCCCTCGTGGAGAATTAA